In the genome of Coraliomargarita algicola, one region contains:
- the tilS gene encoding tRNA lysidine(34) synthetase TilS: MQYPPQLIDWPSLAQALQQRMGHTSIEPAVRVRLQDAGPVLVACSGGADSVFMLCILVARAKELGIQVNVAHYNHRWRDEDSDADAAFVESLADALELPFFSDFRPDYEAAFTETTARALRLEFLRKVAKERDCQDIAFGHQLDDILETQLQRIVRGCASDGLAAPRPVSSFEGHPTHLRPLLHLRAGDVRMALHVTSAIWREDSSNDDVSIARNALRQQIIPDLAEALGRDPSVGAARTRRLLEEDAAALDLLARQYLPQAYAHALSLARAALREVPTALLRRALAEWLNGHGLISSVGAPAMDILIEVLRSDRERYRMSAGSHYLIIDAQSLSWEHEDAAALQEPLRPTLLGLGEPAFLSTGALIEAEVVELSDSLRQQVESGAMDPRTQAVIHYGGEQSYRIRGWQPGDRFHPLGAPGGKKLKDCFIDRRIPQAERKTLPLVLNALQEIIWVPGFPPAESCKICPSTKKALRLTYQTRKPL, from the coding sequence ATGCAATACCCACCGCAACTGATTGATTGGCCATCGCTCGCTCAGGCTTTACAGCAGCGAATGGGGCACACGTCGATTGAGCCGGCGGTGCGGGTGCGCTTGCAGGACGCCGGGCCCGTTTTAGTGGCTTGCTCGGGCGGTGCGGACTCGGTCTTCATGCTTTGTATTTTGGTCGCACGTGCAAAGGAGTTGGGGATTCAAGTCAATGTGGCGCATTATAATCACCGCTGGCGCGACGAAGATTCTGATGCCGATGCTGCGTTTGTCGAGTCGCTGGCCGATGCCTTGGAACTTCCATTTTTTAGTGATTTTCGTCCTGACTACGAGGCCGCCTTTACTGAAACGACCGCACGTGCCTTACGCTTGGAGTTTCTGCGCAAGGTCGCGAAAGAGCGGGATTGCCAGGACATTGCCTTTGGGCATCAGTTGGACGATATTCTAGAAACACAATTGCAGCGGATTGTGCGTGGGTGTGCATCGGATGGTTTGGCCGCACCGAGGCCGGTTTCTAGTTTCGAGGGGCATCCCACTCACTTGCGCCCTTTGTTGCATTTGCGTGCCGGTGATGTGCGCATGGCGCTGCACGTGACGTCTGCTATTTGGCGTGAAGACAGTTCGAACGATGACGTTAGCATTGCGCGGAATGCCTTGCGACAGCAGATTATTCCGGATCTGGCGGAGGCACTGGGACGTGATCCCTCGGTGGGTGCGGCCCGTACTCGCCGTTTATTGGAAGAAGATGCCGCGGCGCTGGATCTGCTCGCTCGTCAGTATTTACCTCAGGCTTATGCGCATGCACTCAGCTTGGCGCGTGCTGCCCTGCGAGAGGTGCCTACTGCGTTATTACGCCGTGCGCTTGCTGAGTGGTTGAATGGCCATGGGCTGATTAGTTCGGTGGGGGCACCGGCGATGGATATTTTAATCGAAGTTCTGCGTAGTGATCGCGAACGCTATCGTATGAGCGCCGGTTCGCATTATCTGATAATCGATGCGCAGTCGCTTAGCTGGGAACATGAAGATGCCGCTGCGCTGCAAGAGCCGCTGCGGCCTACGCTGTTGGGGCTCGGTGAGCCCGCGTTTTTATCGACAGGTGCACTCATCGAAGCAGAGGTGGTGGAGCTCAGCGATTCTTTGCGCCAGCAAGTTGAGTCCGGCGCTATGGACCCTCGCACTCAAGCCGTAATTCATTATGGTGGTGAGCAGTCTTATCGAATACGTGGATGGCAGCCGGGCGATCGTTTTCATCCGCTGGGTGCTCCTGGTGGAAAAAAGCTTAAGGATTGCTTTATTGACCGTCGTATCCCGCAGGCGGAACGAAAAACTCTACCCCTTGTCCTCAACGCATTGCAGGAAATTATCTGGGTGCCAGGATTTCCCCCCGCAGAAAGCTGCAAAATTTGTCCTTCAACGAAGAAGGCTCTTAGGTTGACTTACCAAACAAGAAAACCACTTTGA
- the speA gene encoding biosynthetic arginine decarboxylase — MTASHKDTTPSWTVADSENYYGLKRWGGGHFSVDDEGFMQVHPLCDQRSIRIHDIVKEAAQKGLKPPLTVRIQDLLHTRVIQLNQLFRDAIKDEKYDGRYRGVFPIKVNQLREVVEEIQDAGKPFNYGLECGSKPELMIAIAMHKDPKSLIICNGYKDDEFIRLALQGLRLGKEIYLVVEQLSEVPRIIQISKKLGVTPRIGFRIKLSTVGEGKWASSSGEDAKFGLTSPEIIDGARRLKRAGLVESLRLIHFHIGSQVPNIQTIKKATVEAARFYCELKKMGFPMELMDVGGGLGIDYDGSRSNYESSMNYTMREYARDVVYNIKSVCQDAGIDVPDIVTESGRAIVAPHSILITEVCDRISKTAVPPRPASKRKKINPVLRDLQANLDNEHGSTPLERYHDALQKKEEANHLFSLGYLDLAERAQADSTYWAICQELCEQAKHSRYTPEELESLPQMMAEQYVCNFSVFQSLIDHWACKQLFPVAPLHRLNESPDVDATLVDITCDSEGKVSSFTDVEDIRHTLRLHELKPKEPYYLGVFLVGAYQDIMGDLHNLFGRVNEVHVFLEDDEEDGFYIEDSIKGFTVNDVIGFTQYDGHILTRLMKKQIDRATKADEIKPREGTRMLDEYAELLRGHTYLAT; from the coding sequence ATGACAGCTTCGCACAAAGATACCACCCCGTCCTGGACGGTTGCAGATTCTGAAAACTATTACGGCCTCAAGCGTTGGGGAGGCGGACACTTTTCAGTGGACGATGAAGGCTTTATGCAGGTACATCCCCTGTGTGACCAGCGTAGTATCCGTATCCACGATATCGTCAAAGAGGCGGCGCAAAAGGGGCTGAAGCCACCCCTGACGGTGCGCATTCAGGATCTTTTGCATACACGTGTGATTCAGCTGAATCAGCTCTTTCGTGATGCGATCAAGGATGAGAAATACGATGGCCGCTACCGAGGCGTCTTTCCTATTAAGGTCAACCAGCTGCGTGAAGTCGTTGAGGAGATTCAAGATGCGGGGAAGCCCTTTAACTATGGGCTGGAATGTGGTAGCAAGCCTGAGCTGATGATCGCCATCGCGATGCATAAGGATCCGAAGTCTTTGATCATTTGTAACGGTTATAAGGATGATGAATTCATTCGCTTGGCATTGCAGGGCTTACGATTGGGCAAGGAGATTTATTTGGTCGTGGAGCAACTCAGCGAGGTGCCCCGCATCATTCAGATATCTAAAAAGTTGGGCGTCACTCCGCGGATTGGCTTTCGCATCAAGTTGTCCACGGTTGGCGAAGGGAAGTGGGCCAGCTCATCCGGTGAGGATGCGAAGTTTGGCCTGACGAGTCCAGAGATCATCGACGGTGCGCGACGTCTCAAGCGCGCTGGCTTGGTTGAAAGCTTGCGGCTGATTCATTTCCATATCGGCTCACAGGTGCCGAATATTCAGACGATTAAAAAGGCGACTGTTGAGGCGGCCCGTTTTTATTGTGAACTGAAAAAAATGGGATTTCCCATGGAGTTAATGGATGTCGGTGGTGGTCTGGGGATCGACTATGACGGCTCTCGTAGTAACTACGAAAGTTCCATGAACTATACCATGCGTGAGTACGCTCGCGATGTGGTTTATAATATTAAGTCGGTGTGCCAGGATGCGGGCATCGATGTGCCGGATATTGTGACTGAAAGTGGTCGTGCTATTGTGGCGCCGCACTCGATTTTAATTACCGAGGTTTGCGACCGAATTTCCAAAACTGCAGTGCCACCACGGCCGGCCTCTAAGCGTAAAAAGATCAATCCTGTGCTGCGAGATTTGCAGGCAAATCTGGATAATGAGCACGGTTCTACCCCATTGGAGCGTTACCACGATGCGCTGCAGAAGAAGGAAGAGGCCAATCATTTATTCAGTCTCGGTTATTTGGATCTGGCTGAGCGGGCACAGGCCGATTCGACCTATTGGGCGATTTGCCAGGAATTGTGCGAACAAGCCAAGCATAGCCGCTATACGCCAGAGGAGTTGGAGAGCCTGCCTCAAATGATGGCGGAGCAGTATGTTTGTAATTTTTCGGTCTTTCAATCACTGATTGATCACTGGGCTTGTAAGCAGCTATTCCCGGTCGCACCCTTGCATCGTCTCAATGAGTCGCCGGATGTCGATGCCACTCTGGTTGATATCACTTGCGATAGTGAGGGGAAGGTTTCGTCTTTTACCGATGTTGAAGATATACGACACACCTTGCGCTTGCACGAGCTTAAGCCTAAGGAGCCATACTACCTCGGAGTGTTCTTGGTGGGGGCCTACCAAGACATCATGGGAGATTTGCATAATCTCTTTGGTCGTGTGAATGAAGTGCACGTATTCCTCGAAGACGATGAGGAGGATGGCTTTTACATTGAGGACAGCATTAAAGGTTTCACCGTGAATGATGTGATCGGTTTTACTCAATACGACGGTCATATACTCACGCGTTTGATGAAAAAACAGATTGATCGCGCGACCAAGGCCGACGAAATTAAGCCACGAGAGGGCACACGCATGCTCGACGAGTATGCCGAATTATTGCGTGGGCACACCTATCTCGCGACGTAG
- the gcvH gene encoding glycine cleavage system protein GcvH, whose product MSQVLEALLYTKDHEWIQVHADGTATVGITDYAQESLGDITFVEFPSVGESFSAGETFGVVESVKAASDLFMPVDAEVIEINEDVDSEPELLNSDPYEKGWLLKIRLNDVSQTQTLLKADAYSELI is encoded by the coding sequence ATGAGTCAAGTCCTCGAAGCCCTACTATATACTAAAGATCATGAGTGGATCCAGGTTCACGCAGACGGCACTGCCACGGTTGGAATCACTGATTACGCACAAGAGAGTCTTGGCGATATCACTTTTGTTGAGTTTCCCTCTGTCGGGGAATCATTCTCTGCGGGGGAAACGTTCGGGGTCGTTGAATCGGTTAAAGCAGCCTCTGATCTTTTTATGCCAGTGGATGCTGAGGTGATCGAGATTAATGAGGATGTGGATTCGGAGCCGGAGTTGCTCAATAGTGATCCATACGAAAAAGGTTGGTTGCTGAAGATCCGCCTTAATGACGTTTCACAGACTCAAACTCTGCTCAAGGCTGATGCCTACTCTGAGCTGATCTAA
- a CDS encoding PEGA domain-containing protein, producing MKVTPFFTSISIAFASLIFTGCASFERGVPQDVVILSFPTEASVYINGEATGITPMEIALPRKLTHEIRLEKAGYNPAVKYFTPVPNEKAENFIRFGLQEDLGYYVDLEPGTMKAELKSGLVPHSTGGDPFERMAQQALAADRQLEAGEITPLEHKYIIEQILEFFEAQS from the coding sequence ATGAAAGTTACCCCATTTTTCACCTCTATTTCCATTGCATTCGCTTCGTTGATTTTCACGGGCTGTGCTTCATTTGAACGCGGCGTGCCTCAGGATGTGGTCATTCTTTCCTTTCCTACGGAAGCGAGTGTTTATATTAACGGCGAGGCGACTGGCATTACTCCGATGGAAATTGCGCTTCCGCGCAAGTTGACCCACGAGATTCGCTTGGAAAAAGCAGGGTATAACCCCGCTGTTAAATATTTCACGCCAGTTCCGAATGAGAAGGCAGAAAACTTCATTCGTTTCGGCTTACAGGAGGACCTCGGTTACTACGTAGATCTTGAGCCCGGCACGATGAAAGCTGAGTTGAAGAGTGGTTTGGTACCGCATTCCACCGGAGGGGATCCTTTTGAGCGCATGGCGCAACAAGCGCTGGCAGCCGATCGTCAGCTTGAGGCTGGGGAAATTACGCCGCTGGAACACAAGTATATTATCGAGCAGATCCTAGAGTTTTTCGAGGCGCAATCTTAG
- a CDS encoding CNNM domain-containing protein has translation MIFAFILAIAFTIGISALCSVLEAMILSTTTAEIEGLKKSHPKRGQKLEKHKLGLEETSSAILSLNTIANTLGATMVGGLAVQMWPEDSNILLKISTVMALAILFFSEIIPKNVGVLYRPTLQPVLIFPLVWLCAVMAPLSSVVGFIVRFTLRPPQSTTDSDEEILLLAEKSAKEGTLTANERDMINNALSLDELLVNQIMTPRTVAYVIDGHETIASLLKKVRTSPSHAFPSMKSRQTTSPESYADGIFSVPWLRASKASKSRN, from the coding sequence ATGATTTTCGCATTTATCCTAGCCATCGCCTTCACTATCGGCATTTCCGCCCTCTGCTCCGTGCTGGAAGCTATGATCCTGAGCACGACGACTGCTGAGATTGAAGGCTTAAAAAAATCTCATCCGAAACGAGGTCAGAAGCTGGAAAAGCATAAACTCGGCCTTGAAGAGACCAGTTCGGCCATATTGAGCCTCAATACCATCGCCAACACCTTGGGCGCCACCATGGTGGGCGGACTGGCCGTCCAAATGTGGCCGGAAGACAGCAATATACTGCTCAAGATATCGACGGTAATGGCGCTCGCGATTCTCTTTTTCTCAGAAATCATCCCCAAAAACGTAGGTGTGCTGTATCGGCCGACACTGCAACCGGTCCTCATTTTTCCACTTGTATGGCTCTGCGCGGTGATGGCCCCCCTATCCAGCGTGGTCGGCTTCATTGTGCGCTTCACTCTACGCCCCCCTCAAAGCACCACCGATAGCGACGAAGAAATTTTACTATTGGCCGAGAAAAGCGCGAAGGAAGGCACGCTCACCGCCAATGAGCGCGACATGATCAACAACGCACTCAGCCTCGACGAATTACTGGTCAACCAAATCATGACTCCACGCACCGTGGCCTATGTCATCGATGGGCACGAAACAATTGCCTCACTGCTCAAAAAAGTAAGGACATCCCCTTCGCACGCATTCCCATCTATGAAGAGCAGACAGACAACATCACCGGAGTCGTACGCCGACGGGATATTCTCGGTGCCATGGCTGCGGGCAAGCAAAGCAAGCAAATCAAGGAACTAG
- a CDS encoding CBS domain-containing protein, translating into MAAGKQSKQIKELANDAIFVPDNAAASDALQTFLKNHQQLAIAVDEFGSMSGVITMEDVIEQIIGQEIFEDDDPAVDMRELARRRQFAEKRKQRREN; encoded by the coding sequence ATGGCTGCGGGCAAGCAAAGCAAGCAAATCAAGGAACTAGCCAACGATGCGATCTTTGTGCCGGATAATGCGGCGGCCTCCGATGCCCTACAAACTTTCCTTAAAAACCACCAGCAGCTAGCGATCGCAGTCGATGAGTTTGGCTCTATGTCAGGCGTGATCACCATGGAAGATGTGATTGAACAAATCATCGGCCAGGAAATCTTTGAAGACGATGATCCTGCAGTCGACATGCGCGAACTGGCGCGCCGACGCCAATTTGCCGAGAAACGGAAACAACGCCGAGAAAACTAA
- a CDS encoding ATP-binding protein codes for MRISTKIAIALAGAILLFAVFLGLSRYVMDEVQHQERRLNLLHVVSREISNVVIGNRIYQERLTGASYVQDSLAATKRALSQVLAEGDQVESIFVNGMLERVDEFIEVFSGLVQSKDFLSELDQRVREDVIRFGEINVEMQDVLLERHDQLREENAAQQAYKLLERLLYTNGQLWGWLNRAVSVIDRDLLLQNDLSRFQANFRTAQIAYEQAIDELLVLLDQADLGGVDGYQDLLHDLRQGLSAVSIEFAVAAKSETEAVELLENHGARLRDMVSRLIERGQQLSQRQSERLVLIYWCSAIILLGSAVGLSIWFSMSISRPISQLRKSFNAVASGNFNLQVPATGKSELDDLARAFNDMTEKLRRSYAEVEEKVRKRTKELQMATVRSRKLADAAQEANMAKSAFLATMSHEIRTPLNSIIGFSEMLQDTDLDEDQRSDLSSIRSSGNILLELINDILDLSKIEAGKVSLELGPVCLDEMVNEVISLFKLSAERCGVTMQVEVADSVPATIHSDRTRIQQVLNNLISNAVKFTASGMISVKVWTTTEGLAPSRRRHYISVQDTGIGIPEDKIEEVFLAFTQADSSTTRKYGGTGLGLAISRRIVEMLGGEISVQSELGKGSTFTVFIEDADTSEEDTLGEALELTEDDELNFKSLPRILVTEDDPTNYKLTTKILERFGLTTKWAKNGREAVEMITEEGFDLIFMDLQMPELDGIGATYEIREQLPVVEQPYIVALTANALGETREACRDAGMDDFVTKPVTMEDLKVALLRYSRRA; via the coding sequence ATGAGGATTTCCACCAAGATTGCGATCGCCCTGGCTGGAGCTATATTGCTCTTTGCTGTTTTTTTGGGCTTGAGTCGCTACGTGATGGATGAGGTGCAGCATCAGGAACGTCGTCTGAATTTATTGCATGTGGTTTCACGCGAAATTTCGAATGTCGTGATCGGGAATCGTATCTATCAGGAACGTTTAACGGGTGCTTCTTATGTGCAGGATTCTCTGGCGGCCACTAAGCGTGCCCTTAGTCAAGTGTTGGCCGAGGGAGACCAGGTGGAGTCGATTTTTGTCAATGGCATGTTGGAGCGAGTGGATGAGTTTATCGAAGTCTTTTCAGGCCTCGTTCAGAGTAAAGATTTTCTCTCGGAACTGGATCAACGCGTGCGCGAGGATGTGATCAGGTTTGGTGAGATCAATGTGGAGATGCAGGATGTATTGCTGGAGCGACACGATCAGTTGCGAGAGGAGAATGCAGCTCAGCAGGCGTATAAACTACTGGAACGCTTATTGTATACAAATGGACAATTATGGGGCTGGCTGAATCGGGCGGTGAGTGTGATCGATCGTGATTTATTGTTACAGAATGACTTAAGCCGCTTTCAGGCAAATTTTCGCACCGCTCAAATTGCCTATGAGCAGGCGATCGATGAGTTGTTGGTATTGTTGGATCAAGCAGATCTGGGGGGCGTCGATGGGTATCAGGACTTGTTGCATGATCTCAGACAGGGCTTGAGTGCCGTTTCGATCGAATTCGCGGTGGCTGCGAAGTCGGAGACGGAGGCCGTGGAGCTGCTGGAAAACCACGGAGCGCGCTTGCGTGATATGGTGAGTCGTCTGATTGAGCGTGGGCAGCAACTGAGTCAGCGGCAGAGTGAACGTTTGGTGCTAATTTACTGGTGTTCGGCCATTATTTTACTCGGCAGTGCCGTGGGGCTTTCTATCTGGTTTTCTATGAGTATCAGTCGTCCGATCAGCCAGCTTCGAAAGAGTTTTAATGCGGTCGCGAGTGGTAATTTTAATCTACAAGTGCCCGCGACGGGTAAAAGTGAGCTGGATGATCTCGCGCGTGCCTTTAATGATATGACCGAGAAGCTGCGGCGCAGCTACGCGGAGGTCGAGGAGAAGGTGCGTAAACGCACCAAGGAGTTGCAAATGGCGACGGTGCGTTCCCGCAAGTTGGCAGACGCTGCGCAGGAAGCCAATATGGCGAAAAGTGCCTTTTTGGCGACCATGAGCCATGAAATTCGCACTCCGCTCAATTCGATTATTGGCTTTAGTGAAATGCTGCAGGATACGGATCTGGACGAGGATCAACGCAGTGATCTCAGTTCGATTCGTAGCTCCGGGAATATTTTATTGGAGCTGATTAACGACATTCTGGATCTTTCAAAGATCGAGGCCGGCAAGGTCAGCCTGGAGCTTGGCCCTGTCTGCTTGGATGAAATGGTGAACGAAGTGATTAGTTTATTTAAACTCAGCGCTGAACGATGTGGGGTGACGATGCAGGTGGAAGTGGCCGATTCGGTGCCTGCTACGATCCATTCGGATCGCACGCGTATTCAGCAAGTGCTGAACAACCTGATCAGCAATGCGGTCAAATTCACTGCCAGCGGCATGATTTCTGTCAAAGTGTGGACCACCACGGAGGGCCTGGCTCCTAGCCGCAGGCGGCACTACATTTCTGTGCAAGACACCGGAATTGGGATACCTGAGGATAAGATTGAGGAGGTCTTCCTTGCGTTTACTCAGGCCGACTCCTCTACGACGCGCAAGTATGGGGGCACTGGCCTGGGCTTAGCCATCAGTCGCCGTATTGTGGAGATGCTAGGTGGGGAGATTTCAGTGCAGAGTGAGCTCGGTAAGGGGAGCACTTTTACAGTCTTCATCGAGGACGCGGACACGTCTGAGGAGGATACACTCGGCGAGGCGCTCGAATTGACAGAAGATGACGAGTTGAACTTTAAGTCCTTGCCACGGATTCTGGTAACCGAAGACGATCCCACTAATTACAAGTTGACGACTAAAATTCTTGAGCGTTTTGGCCTGACGACAAAGTGGGCGAAGAATGGGCGCGAAGCGGTCGAGATGATTACTGAGGAGGGCTTTGATCTCATCTTTATGGATTTACAGATGCCTGAGCTCGATGGGATCGGAGCGACTTATGAGATCCGGGAGCAGTTACCTGTCGTCGAGCAGCCCTATATCGTGGCCTTGACTGCAAATGCCTTAGGTGAGACACGAGAGGCGTGTCGGGATGCGGGAATGGATGATTTTGTGACCAAACCCGTCACGATGGAAGACCTGAAAGTCGCCTTACTCCGTTATAGCAGGCGCGCTTAG
- a CDS encoding ABC transporter substrate-binding protein, producing the protein MTRKLHFICFVLGALSLLGGLSACRERSTEDEHVLRVGLIVSLTGPARYWGLVTMRSAQVAAQYYNERGGFDLDGEKVKIELVVVDDAFDSVQAARVAHSMVSDGIRYIIGPLGDSTLAAAGRVLDGSGAFYVHYGFHREVQSTSSLGVLGMPLPEQSLPVMLRHLRDQQGVERVLVMAYGTEEGVRQKGIAEQVAINEGLQLVQLARYDVSEETFDVSLDPGRIQRKVRRVADAAPEALIVVGCPPEAFIVLVDRLRSGGYAGIIGTQNTQDPEYLARLGEASEDVYYVGGAPPDALRSDYFESLRDRYLDLADEWDEEANTKLYALEFILACIRVAGLDALEETSVMYRVLPEFSFEDPFYREPQQVSLLGGQDEGVPLQLQIPIRISRMSGGQAIVVEEAKRVRP; encoded by the coding sequence ATGACCCGAAAATTACATTTCATTTGCTTCGTGCTGGGGGCACTCAGTTTGTTGGGAGGGCTTAGCGCATGTCGTGAGCGATCCACCGAGGACGAGCATGTGCTGCGTGTGGGGCTCATCGTTTCTTTGACCGGGCCCGCTCGTTATTGGGGGCTGGTCACGATGCGAAGTGCGCAAGTGGCCGCCCAGTATTATAATGAGCGCGGCGGTTTCGATTTGGACGGTGAGAAAGTGAAAATCGAGTTGGTCGTGGTCGATGATGCGTTCGATTCCGTTCAGGCGGCAAGAGTGGCACATAGTATGGTGTCGGACGGGATTCGCTATATCATCGGGCCGCTTGGCGATTCGACACTCGCTGCGGCGGGGCGAGTCTTGGATGGGAGTGGTGCTTTTTATGTGCACTACGGCTTTCATCGAGAGGTTCAGAGCACCAGCAGCTTAGGCGTTTTGGGGATGCCGCTTCCGGAGCAGAGTTTACCGGTTATGTTGCGGCACTTGAGAGATCAGCAAGGAGTCGAGCGAGTGTTGGTCATGGCATATGGAACGGAAGAAGGTGTCCGCCAGAAAGGGATTGCCGAGCAAGTCGCGATCAATGAGGGACTTCAACTTGTTCAGTTGGCTCGTTATGATGTCTCCGAAGAGACTTTCGATGTGAGCCTGGATCCCGGGCGCATTCAGCGCAAAGTGCGGCGTGTGGCAGATGCGGCGCCGGAGGCGTTGATCGTAGTGGGCTGTCCTCCGGAGGCATTTATTGTTTTGGTCGACCGCTTACGCAGTGGGGGCTATGCTGGGATTATTGGTACGCAAAACACGCAGGACCCCGAATATCTGGCGAGACTAGGGGAGGCAAGTGAGGATGTCTACTATGTGGGAGGGGCACCGCCTGATGCATTGCGCAGTGACTATTTTGAGTCTCTACGCGACCGATATCTGGATCTTGCTGATGAGTGGGATGAAGAAGCGAATACCAAATTATATGCATTGGAGTTTATTTTAGCCTGTATTCGTGTTGCAGGTTTGGACGCTTTAGAGGAGACTTCGGTCATGTACCGCGTGCTTCCCGAATTTAGTTTCGAAGACCCATTTTATCGGGAACCTCAGCAGGTCTCGTTGCTTGGGGGGCAGGACGAGGGGGTGCCACTTCAGTTGCAAATTCCGATTCGTATCTCCAGAATGTCGGGTGGGCAGGCGATCGTCGTCGAGGAGGCGAAGCGCGTGCGCCCCTAA